One genomic region from Mycobacterium basiliense encodes:
- the embB gene encoding arabinosyltransferase EmbB, producing MNENEQVTSAVPTRGRNDVRVTRWMATIAGLIGFLLSIATPLLPVVQTTAMLNWPQNGQLGSVTAPLISLTPVDLTATVPCSVIRDMPAKGGVVLGTAPKQGKDANLQALFVVVSSQRVDVTDRNVVILSVPRDQVVGGANAPGCSTIEISSTHAGTFATFVGLKDPSGAPLRSGYPDPNLRPQIVGVFTDLSGPAPDGLRLSATIDTRFSTTPTTLKLLAIIGAIVATTVSLIALWRLDQLDGRGSMTQHLLRPFRSASSPARRMRRLIPANWRTFTLVDAVVIFAFLLWHVIGANSSDDGYILGMARVADHAGYMSNYFRWFGSPEDPFGWYYNLLALMTHVSDASIWMRLPDLFAALVCWLLLSREVLPRLGPAVTASKPANWAAAMVLLTAWMPFNNGLRPEGIIALGSLVTYVLIERSMRYGRLTPAALAIIAAAFTLGVQPTGLIAVAALVAGGRPILRILVKRRRQVGTLPLLSPMLAAGTIILTVVFADQTLSTVFEATRVRGKIGPSQAWYTENLRYYYLILPTVDGSLSRRFGFLITALCLFTAVFIMLRRKRIPGVARGPAWRLMGVIFGTMFFLMFTPTKWVHHFGLFAAVGAAMAALTTVLVSPAVLRWSRNRMAFLAALFFLLALCWATTNGWWYVSSYGVPFNSTMPKIAGITVSTIFFALFAISLLYASWLHFAPRGSGEGRVTTALTTAPVAIAAGFMALVFVASMGIGIVRQYPTYSNGWSNLRAFVGGCGLADDVLVEPDTNAGFMTPLPGHYSPLGPLGGVSPVGFTSNGVPEHTVAEAIVMKPNQPGTDYDWDQPTKLTTPGINGSTVPLPYQLDPARVPLAGTYTTGAQQQSTLTSAWYQLPKPDDGHPLVVITAAGKIAGNSVLHGYTPGQTVVLEYARPGPGPLVPAGRMVPDDLFGEQPKAWRNLRFARDKMPADAVAVRVVAEDLSLTPEDWIAITPPRVPDLRSLQEYVGSTQPVLLDWAVGLAFPCQQPMLHVNGVTEIPKFRITPDYNAKKLDTDTWEDGVNGGLLGITDLLLRAHVMATYLSRDWARDWGSLRQFDTLVDAPPARLDLGTATHSGLWSPGKIRIGP from the coding sequence ATGAACGAAAACGAGCAGGTCACTTCCGCGGTACCGACGCGGGGCCGCAACGACGTGCGGGTGACGCGGTGGATGGCGACGATCGCGGGCCTGATCGGCTTCTTGCTGTCGATAGCGACACCGCTGCTACCCGTCGTGCAGACCACCGCGATGCTCAACTGGCCGCAAAACGGGCAGCTGGGCAGCGTGACGGCGCCGTTGATCTCGCTGACGCCGGTCGATCTGACGGCCACGGTGCCGTGCAGCGTGATCCGCGACATGCCCGCCAAGGGCGGGGTGGTGCTGGGCACCGCGCCCAAGCAAGGCAAAGACGCCAACCTACAGGCGTTGTTCGTCGTGGTCAGCAGCCAACGGGTGGATGTGACCGATCGCAACGTGGTGATCTTGTCGGTACCACGCGACCAGGTGGTCGGCGGCGCGAATGCGCCGGGATGTTCAACCATCGAGATCAGCTCCACCCATGCCGGCACCTTCGCCACCTTCGTCGGCCTCAAGGACCCATCCGGCGCCCCGCTGCGCAGTGGCTATCCGGATCCGAACCTGCGTCCGCAGATTGTCGGGGTGTTCACCGACCTGTCCGGGCCGGCACCGGACGGATTGCGGCTCTCGGCGACCATCGATACCCGGTTCTCCACCACCCCGACGACGCTGAAGTTGTTGGCGATCATCGGCGCGATCGTGGCCACCACCGTCTCGCTGATCGCGCTGTGGCGCCTCGACCAGCTCGATGGCCGCGGCTCGATGACGCAGCACCTCCTCAGGCCGTTCCGGTCTGCATCGTCGCCGGCCCGCCGCATGCGCCGCCTGATCCCGGCCAACTGGCGCACCTTCACCCTGGTCGACGCCGTGGTGATCTTCGCCTTCCTGCTCTGGCATGTCATTGGGGCCAACTCCTCCGACGACGGCTACATCCTGGGCATGGCGCGCGTGGCCGACCACGCGGGCTACATGTCCAACTACTTCCGCTGGTTCGGCAGCCCCGAGGACCCGTTCGGCTGGTATTACAACCTGCTGGCGCTGATGACTCACGTCAGCGACGCCAGCATCTGGATGCGGCTGCCGGACCTGTTCGCCGCGCTGGTGTGCTGGTTGCTGTTGTCCCGTGAGGTGCTGCCCAGGCTGGGGCCGGCCGTGACGGCCAGCAAACCCGCGAACTGGGCCGCGGCGATGGTCCTGCTGACCGCGTGGATGCCGTTCAACAACGGCCTGCGCCCGGAGGGCATCATCGCGCTGGGCTCGCTGGTTACCTACGTACTCATCGAGCGGTCGATGCGTTACGGGCGGTTGACGCCGGCGGCGCTGGCGATCATCGCCGCCGCGTTTACGTTGGGCGTCCAACCCACCGGCCTGATCGCGGTGGCCGCGCTGGTCGCCGGCGGCCGTCCCATCCTGCGGATCCTGGTCAAACGCCGACGCCAGGTCGGCACGTTGCCGTTGCTGTCCCCGATGCTGGCCGCCGGCACCATCATCCTGACCGTGGTGTTCGCCGACCAAACACTGTCCACCGTGTTCGAAGCGACCCGGGTTCGGGGCAAGATCGGCCCCAGCCAGGCCTGGTACACCGAGAACCTGCGCTACTACTACCTCATCCTGCCCACCGTCGACGGCTCGCTTTCCCGTAGGTTCGGCTTCCTGATCACCGCCCTGTGCTTGTTCACCGCGGTGTTCATCATGTTGCGGCGCAAGCGGATTCCCGGCGTGGCCCGGGGGCCGGCGTGGCGGCTGATGGGCGTCATCTTCGGCACCATGTTCTTCCTGATGTTCACCCCCACCAAATGGGTGCACCATTTCGGGCTGTTCGCCGCCGTGGGCGCGGCGATGGCCGCGCTGACGACGGTGCTGGTATCGCCAGCCGTGCTGCGCTGGTCGCGCAATCGGATGGCGTTTTTGGCGGCGCTGTTCTTCTTGCTGGCGTTGTGCTGGGCCACCACCAATGGCTGGTGGTACGTGTCCAGTTACGGAGTCCCGTTCAACAGCACCATGCCGAAGATCGCCGGCATTACAGTCAGCACAATATTTTTCGCTCTGTTCGCGATCTCCCTGCTGTATGCGTCGTGGTTGCACTTCGCCCCGCGCGGCAGCGGGGAGGGGCGCGTGACCACAGCGCTGACCACGGCGCCGGTAGCAATTGCCGCCGGCTTCATGGCGCTGGTGTTCGTCGCGTCGATGGGTATCGGGATCGTCAGGCAATACCCCACCTATTCCAATGGCTGGTCCAACCTGCGGGCATTCGTGGGCGGCTGCGGTCTGGCCGACGACGTGCTGGTCGAGCCGGACACCAATGCGGGCTTCATGACACCGCTGCCCGGCCACTACAGTCCGCTGGGTCCCTTGGGCGGGGTCAGCCCGGTCGGCTTCACATCCAACGGCGTGCCGGAGCACACCGTCGCGGAGGCGATCGTGATGAAGCCGAATCAGCCTGGCACCGACTACGACTGGGATCAGCCCACCAAGCTGACGACCCCGGGTATCAACGGGTCCACCGTGCCGTTGCCGTACCAGTTGGATCCGGCGAGGGTTCCGCTGGCCGGCACGTACACCACCGGGGCGCAGCAGCAGAGCACGCTCACGTCGGCGTGGTATCAACTGCCCAAGCCGGACGACGGGCATCCGTTGGTGGTGATCACCGCCGCCGGCAAGATCGCCGGAAACAGCGTCCTGCACGGCTATACCCCGGGGCAAACCGTGGTCCTCGAGTACGCCAGACCGGGCCCCGGCCCGCTGGTGCCCGCAGGACGGATGGTGCCCGATGATCTGTTCGGGGAGCAGCCCAAAGCGTGGCGCAATCTGCGCTTTGCCCGTGACAAGATGCCCGCCGACGCGGTCGCGGTCCGGGTGGTGGCCGAAGACTTGTCGTTGACGCCGGAAGACTGGATCGCCATCACCCCGCCACGGGTGCCGGACCTGCGCTCGTTGCAGGAATACGTCGGGTCGACACAACCGGTGCTGCTGGACTGGGCGGTCGGGCTGGCGTTCCCGTGCCAGCAACCGATGTTGCACGTCAACGGCGTGACCGAGATCCCGAAGTTCCGCATTACGCCGGACTACAACGCCAAGAAGTTGGACACCGACACCTGGGAAGACGGCGTCAACGGCGGCCTGCTGGGCATCACCGATCTGCTGCTGCGGGCCCACGTCATGGCGACCTATCTGTCCCGCGACTGGGCCCGCGACTGGGGGTCACTGCGTCAGTTCGACACTCTGGTCGACGCCCCGCCTGCGCGACTCGATTTGGGTACCGCGACCCACAGCGGATTGTGGTCACCGGGCAAGATCCGGATCGGACCGTAG